The region GAGCAAAATGGGACGAGAAAGACTTCGTAACACAGAACAcgtgggttttattttgaaatcgcTCACCGGAAACACGCCGTTTTCCTGCGCCCAACTTGACGGTGGAGAAAAGCGAAGAAgaatcagagaggaggaagaagaggaggaggaggaggagcggacCAGGAGCGGACCAGCAGCGGACCAGCAGGCAGACACGACGGGACCGGAAAGAAACGAACGGGGAATAACCCACGAGCTGAGCGCGCGACATCCCGGATCATTCCCGCCCGGAGAAGACAATTTTTAcgttctcatttatttttttaatttttgttttttaatattgtcGGCTGAAATTTGTTTGGATcatcctgctgcttcctgccgggacacacacacacagacataccgAGAGTTCAGTCTGGTACCGGACGGCGCGTGCACATGGACGTGTGACCATGCGTGCACGCTCAGGTGCGCGTGTCGCTGTTTGttggtgattgtgtgtttgtttttgttgttttcagatcGGGTCACCTTGTTTTTGACCTGTGTGTGCGTCCGCGCGCGTGTTTGTGCACAGTGCGTGAGTGCGCGTCACCCCGTGCGTGCTCAGAATGTGCCGCTCCAGGAAgaattcaaacacacatttgtgttaGTTTGGgagaaagtgtttgtgtttttttgcgGACCAACACAcaaggtgtgtgagtgtgtgcgcgcCCGCGCGCCCACGTCCCCACGTCCCCGTCCTGCACGTGCAGCTGAATGATGGATGTATTAAGTTTAGCACGTGAGCAGGTCTGAGTCAGACTCCGGATGGATGTTCAACCAGGACCTGCTGCAGTtcaaccacagaagaagagaacagGTGAGCAACTTCCtgtctcaacccaaccagtcgaggcagacccccccccccccgcctggTTCTGCTTGTCCGGGGTtctgttgggtctctgtaaatcattttatcGACCTGCCCTGTGTGTAAAGTGCCCTGATGTGACTTTATGATTTAGGGCGATAcagataaatctgatttgatttgatctggtacactgtgatgtcacaatggGACAGCGTAGGCTTTCCGATCATCCTGTTCTTTCCCCAGAAGGCCGTGTGATGTGACCTACTGAGCTCCGTTTGTCTCAGGTTTTCTACAAAGATCTTCAtcaaagcacacaaagacacatacacacactaaaagctttgtgtgttttatatacagtaaatcatctttttgttaattttctttGAGACTAACTGAACAACTTGATTTCCCACTTTCCTGTTGTGAACATGTTCAAGTTACACACTCTGCTCCAGATTCCTTTGGTTCTGGTCCAGGGCCTCCTTGTTCTGGTCTATATTCccctggttctggtccagggcctcctggttctggtctaTATTCccctggttctggtccagggcctcctggttctggtctaTATTCccctggttctggtccagggCTTCCTGTTTCTGGTCTACATTCccctggttctggtccagggcctcctggttctggtctaTATTCccctggttctggtccagggCTCCCTGGTTCTGGTCTACATTCccctggttctggtccagggCTTCCTGGTTCTGGTCTACATTCACCTGGTTCTGGTCTACATTCccctggttctggtccagggCCTCCTGTTTCTGGTCTGTATTCccctggttctggtccagggCTTCCCGTTTCTGGTCTACATTCccctggttctggtccagggcctcctggttctggtctaTATTCccctggttctggtccagggCTCCCTGTTTCTGGTCTACATTCccctggttctggtccagggcctcctggttctggtctaTATTCccctggttctggtccagggCTCCCTGTCTGGTCTACATTCccctggttctggtccagggCTTCCTGGTTCTGGTCTACATTAccctggttctggtccagggCTTCCTGTTTCTGGTCTACATTCccctggttctggtccagggCCTCCTTGTTCTGGTCTGTATTCccctggttctggtccagggCTTCCTGGTTCTTGTGCCACCCAGGTTGGGTCTGCAGCTCCATAAACATGTTATGTTTAGTGTACTTACTATAACCTCTGAGCTGTGATTGGACAGATGGCCCCGTGGTGGGTGGAGCCAACAGGTGTCTCTTTGATGCTCGTCTTCAGGTTTTAGTCCCTGAAGATGGAACCAGGAACCTACCCGATTCCTGATCCGTACTCATCAAACcagattattcattcattctttcatcttcttatCTGATTTCGGGTCACAGTAATGTCACATTCATGGttggaggaaaccggagtacccggaggaaacatggagacgCCACACAGAACCCgccaccttcttgttgttgggTAACAGAGTGAACTACTGTGCCACCTGCCGCCACCAAACCTgaataatgttgttttattttagggCGAACTTTGGCCCTGCCCctcgctcctcctcagctccgtCTGCTCCAAATAAGATTCAacaaaccaagatggctgacagatgaaagaaaggtgaaggaaataaatgtttgtgttggcGAACGTTGTCCAACAGGTTGTGTTGGcagatgctgtttttattccagAGGTGACGgatgttttcactgtcacagaAACATTAAATTTTGTCTCCACATTGatggattgttgttgttgtaactgtgtgtgttattgttgtgtgcAGTCACGGCACATGCGTGTCTGTGTATTATCAGCTGTctgttaaatgtttaatgagGGTTAAAGAAGATGAAGGCCTGTCTGCTGATCAGCAAGTGGACGTTAACGTGATTCACAAATTAAAGAAGTGAATTTATTGTGTCGCTGAACTTTAAAAcagacacgcaaacacacaacagagaagaaaaaacatctcTGGAAATTTGGCTTCAATCCTACCagcaagctgtgtgtgtgtgtgtgtgtgtctgtcaatcCCCAtccatcaaaacacacacacacacacacacacagctgtcccTCAATAGTCTGGAGATAAGAGCCGTTATTGAAATCTCAGCTTCCTAACAGCCATcaattactgtgtgtgtgtgtctttttgtgtgtgcgcgtgtgtgttttattgctgAGCCGGAGGACAGATAAGGCACGTCGCTTCGTTTCCCGAGGAACTCATAatccagcagagagagaaaatgtatcAGCACTgctcagtgaacacacacacacacacacacacacacacacacacacacacacacacagatgtctgGTAACGTCGCTGCAGATGAagctgtgtgtgctttttgtgtcATCTCTTTGGGCAGGACGGCTGGATGTGTCGATGAACTGGACTCTGTGGGTCCACGATGAAGATCAGTCAGGATCTGATctcctgttttctcctttttggaCCTTTGGACTTCAGTTTGATGTTTCGGAGACAGGATCCAGGTTTTGCCCGTCTCAGTTAACATCGATGTTGAATCAGTCCGTAAGCAGCTCGtctgaagcctccagtttgtcgTTTATCTGTCGGCAATCAGAAGAAACAATATTTGGAGGAGTAGGTGGATCTGACCAGCTCTGGACTCTCTCCTGACtgggtggtccagtctgtcagtcacacagtagccccgcctcctagcccctcccctccttcctggtctgtttccctctaaatggagcttcatttcaaaactgaacatcatgttgtatttcagactgagaccataaactcatcaggaaaacgtttactgaggaggaggagggacattttcccatcgacATTCGTATAGTCTGACTACTTTGTGTAAGAAGATTTGTGCATGCTAAGCTAACTCAATGCTCTTCCATCTGCAGACATGGCGGACTGAGCGGTGTCCGTGAGGCAGACGATCCAGTCTGAGGCAGAAACCAGACGCCCTCAGACTCGCAGCATGGTAAGGTCACAGGTCAAGTGAACGTGCATTTTTCTCTCATAGCGATATGAAGCTAACATCACCCACTGCACCTGAGGGAGCCTTTGAAATGGGGCAGAGTTGATGCCACACCTTAAACATCACGTCCCTCAACGTGTAATGTGAGGTCATTGAATGGCATGATGGGAAAAGTTGAGCTCTTCTCGACTGACTAACCGTGTTGACCAGAGAGCAGAGTCAGTTTTCCCTTCAGCTCCCATTCTccgtcttttttctttccttgttgtGGCGAAGACGGTGCGGTGGCCGCTCTCTTCCTTGTCGTCCCAGGCGGCCACCCGGCTGTCTGGATAATTTCCTAATGGCCCTGCGGCTGatagccaatcagaggaggtTCACAACTCCGTGTGACAGGAAATTCAATTAGGCTGAATTCTTTTTGCTTCACTAttgccctctctctctatctccccctctctccccctctctctctcgctcttccCCCCATCTCCACTCTcactcttctcctctccctcctctctctctccccctcccttctctctctctctctctctctctctctctctctctctctctctctctctctctttctctatctccccttctgtttctctctccccgtctccctttgtctctcccccctcccctctgtctctctctctatctccctttctgtttctctctccccctctctttctgtcactctcactctcccccctgtctctctctgtctctccctttgtcactcccccctcccctctctgtctctctctctcactctccccctctgccctctctctctctctctctctttctctatctccccttctctttctctctccccgtctccctttgtctctccccctcttccctctgtctctctctctctctacctcccctctctctctctctctatctcccccttctgtgtgtctccccccccctctctcaccctcccctCTACTGCTTtccctttgtctctccctctctctttgttaatctcagactctctctctctctctgtggcctTCTCTATGCTCTCTTGCCCCGAactgcctctctttcttcttcttctctctgtttcctggaTCTGTGGCGGCAGGGTGAAAGAGTCGCTGCAGGCGCTGCGTGTCATCCAGgaatactgaaaaataaataagagacgGCTCTTATTGTCCTCCATGAAGGAAACATGAAATCACAGTGTTGGTGTCCTGTGGAAGAGAGTTCCCTCCATTCACTCCTGTTTGTCCTTGAAGGGTGAATCTGACCACGTGGCGGTTTATTTTAGTAtttactgtctttactgtgtaAAGGGCCGATCGCTCACATGAGATCAATGGAGTCAATGAAATGATGGGAAGGAGACaggattttatttgtgttgagtGCCTAACTGCTGATGTCATTCTATGTTCTCTGAGTTTGATGTTTGATTCCGttgtgtgtttgacagcagcTGGTCCTGACTCACTCCGACTCTCCTCCCTGTTGCAGGTGGATGCCAGCACAGCTCACAGGATGAACCCATTAGCTGCCCTTAATATTGACCGCAGTGCTCTTGTAGGGGAGAACCTACGCCCCCACGGAGGAGTGTTCTACCCCAGCATTCATCCCCTCCCTTCTGAAAAGCCCCAGGAGCCTGGCACTCCTCTCCCACTTGGCTATGATCTTCTGTACAAACCTGATGTGTCCCTACTGGATGGCCAGAAACCTGGAACTGGATATGTTCTGTATAAGAACCCCCCTTCAGGGCTGCAGAAGCCCCTGATAGTCCCTGTTGCAGGAGCTGATGGTCTGGGACTGGACTGCTGTGTTTTACCCAGTGAGAAGCAGGCAGAGCTGGGCCTGAGTGGTGCTGGCAGCTTCCTGAGGTTGCCTTGGATCAGCCCTTATGCTGATGCCACCATGTACCCCTTCCTGGACTCGGCCTACAAGGCCTCCTTCCTGTCCCAACCACCCCCCTTCATCCACCAGCAACTGGCATATCAATCCCTGTGTGCTGCCAGGGCAGGAAGCGCAGCTGGGGAAGTCTTCTACTTGCCCCGTTATGCCCCGGCCCATATCTCCTCCCCATTGGGCCCTCCAATCAGGATCCCCACAGCCACCCCATCTCCTGCTGTGCTATCCCCCCTACCCCACTGCCAGGACAAGTCCCTGCAGGGTGTTGGTTCTCATGTCCAACAGGAACCCTCCGCCTTCAGAACCAGCCCACAGGTCCGACAGGAAGCCCAGGCTCACCAGAATGAGAGACAACACGGCAGCCAGCAGTCCTCCACCAAGAGCTCCATCAGTGGAGGAAGCAGCAGCGCTCCTGTTAACAGTTCAGTCAGCACTGCTGCCACACAGTCACCATCAGTTACCCGCCCTCAATGCCCAGCCCCCGCCCCACAACTCCTCAGCAACACCACCACAGACCTCCAGAAGTCCCTTTACAGAAACACCTCTTCATCGTCCACCACGCTCTCTGTGTCTCACCCCTTTTACATCAGCAGCCTGAGTCCTGAGCGCTGCTCTCCGCTTCACTCAGCCAgcaacaaaaccaaagaaaccagCTGTAATGCCGAGACAAGGATGTCGCCTACAAAGACACCACAGGACAAAGCTGCAACTCAAAAGTCTGCCAAAAACCATGTAGAAAAACCTCTGGATCTGTCCGCCAAAGAGTTGGAAGGCTTCCTAAATGGATTCCCATCCAAATTAGAGGACCTGGCCAGGTTGGGGTATTTACCAGCATCTCGTTTTGGGCTGCGGGCCAGTAAAAAAGACAGTCTACCAACACCTGTGAGCACATCAGGCAAGATTACAGATCATCCTGAAGTGATTAGTTCTGTGCCCACCCCTTGGGTTGTTGCAGGTTCTTCTCCAGCTGTCTGCTCAGACCTCAGCAGAAGCTCCCAAATCATTCAAATCAAGACTGTAGACAACATTTCTCTTCAACCACACCCTCAAAGTTCTCCTGGTCCCACAGCTGTTGAGGACCATAGTAGTCCCAGTCCTGCTGCCACATCCCCTTCCCCAAAGTCCAAAGCTGAACAGCCACAAGTATCTGCTGCTGATTTGGACAATGGCCCCATCAGCAAAAGCAGCAAACAGATGGGAACTCCAGTGAAGATGGAGGCCCAGGAGAGCCAACCTCATCCTCCGCAACAGCACCAGCCTCGGGTGGAGAATGGAAATGCTTCCAACCAAATCTTTGGTGATTCCTACCTCCCTCCTGGTTTAGGCTACACCAACCGCTACATTCCATATTCAGTCACTGAGAATATTGCGCTGCAGCGCATGTCCATACCAGGAAAAGGACCTGTCTACCCCCATCCGGTCTTGTTGGGCAGCAGTGGCTTTTATCCACCACACATCACACCCAAACATGGCCTCCCTTATGGGGTAAATCCGTATCAGAGTTCCCAGGAATTAGGGCTAACAGCCAAGTCGTCCTACCAAGGTCTTGACACCAAAGACCGAGCTAAGATGCAGGAGAAAGCCTGGAAATTAGAACTGCACTACAACCAGGACAGGCAGGATGACAGCTCCCAAAGGACTGACAAGGAGAGAGACAAATCCACCAACCAACCCGCCAAACCTGCAGGAAGAACTACGGCTGCTGTCAGAGAAGATGTAGTTTGTATTGACCTAGTGCGTGATGAGGCTGACAAAGATCTCAGCTCTCCAGCTCCCAGGACTGAAGAGTCCTCCCAGCCTGGGGGAAGCAGCTGTGGCCACATTCAAGAAGTTTCACCTCCTGTCAGCCAGGCTGCAGAGCagagctcagcatcagtaccCAAGACTGGGCCACCAAAACTTCCTAATCACAACTCTTCTCCACCCCCCCCTTCTACAGAGAGTgtcccagaggaggaggagccactGAGTCCATTCTCAGACATCCCAGAGGAGCAGACCATGCGCTCTGCCAGAACCTCCCCACAGCAGTTTTCTCGAACATGTAAAAGTGGAGTCTCTGGCGGATCTGTAGATTTGGTTTGGGTTGGTAAAACTAGTGAGAATAAAGATGGTGAAGCTCTGTCAGAGGGTTCAGCTCATAAAAAGATGGACCCGGAGCAGAGCCCCTCTAACTTGTTGGGTTCTGTTAGCAGAGAAAGTGACTGTACTGACCCAAACGCCCTCCTGGGAGCCGCGTGTCCGGTCACCAGCCCCGGGGGTCCAGAGAACGGGGGCAGCTGTCAGTCCAATAGTACAGTTTGCTGCATTCAAGGGCCTCCATGTCCAGATTTTAGTCCCCAGGGTCCAGTTTGCAGGAGTTTTCACGTGAGAGTTGCAGCTGGAGGAGTCGTGGCCAACAGGACCTCACTTTGTGTTACCAACCAGAGAGCACCTACGTTCAACAATGAAGATGCTAAAAGTCCACATTTTGTCCAGAGAGATTTCGTGGGTCCTTGTTGCCGAAATCTGTCTCTGAGGGTTCCAGTCAACGAACCTGTAACTCTGAGCGGTTCAGCTCGGGGGAGCAGCAGCTACAGGACAATCAATTCCAGCTCACCTCCACACAGTGAGGACCTCAGCACAGTCCACAGTCTGGGGGTTTTCGCATGCAGTTTTGGTGGAAATGCCCCTTTCTGGGGTCATTCTTTTGGAAACAACCAGACtgggaaaaataataatcctcAGGCTTCCACATGTGGGAGCAGTTTTCCTCTAAGTCCAACCTGTCGGGGCCCTTCACCTGGCAGCTTCACAAATGGAGGGCTCAATAAGATGGCTGCAGACTTGACCCCAGAGGTGCCTGTTGGGAAAGAGCTGAATTTTAAAGGTCTTCCCTccaatgacagacagacaccaaacTCCATCCTGACCTCCACCAGCTGTGGGGACAGAGACGGGA is a window of Echeneis naucrates chromosome 2, fEcheNa1.1, whole genome shotgun sequence DNA encoding:
- the LOC115050748 gene encoding BCL-6 corepressor-like; this translates as MVDASTAHRMNPLAALNIDRSALVGENLRPHGGVFYPSIHPLPSEKPQEPGTPLPLGYDLLYKPDVSLLDGQKPGTGYVLYKNPPSGLQKPLIVPVAGADGLGLDCCVLPSEKQAELGLSGAGSFLRLPWISPYADATMYPFLDSAYKASFLSQPPPFIHQQLAYQSLCAARAGSAAGEVFYLPRYAPAHISSPLGPPIRIPTATPSPAVLSPLPHCQDKSLQGVGSHVQQEPSAFRTSPQVRQEAQAHQNERQHGSQQSSTKSSISGGSSSAPVNSSVSTAATQSPSVTRPQCPAPAPQLLSNTTTDLQKSLYRNTSSSSTTLSVSHPFYISSLSPERCSPLHSASNKTKETSCNAETRMSPTKTPQDKAATQKSAKNHVEKPLDLSAKELEGFLNGFPSKLEDLARLGYLPASRFGLRASKKDSLPTPVSTSGKITDHPEVISSVPTPWVVAGSSPAVCSDLSRSSQIIQIKTVDNISLQPHPQSSPGPTAVEDHSSPSPAATSPSPKSKAEQPQVSAADLDNGPISKSSKQMGTPVKMEAQESQPHPPQQHQPRVENGNASNQIFGDSYLPPGLGYTNRYIPYSVTENIALQRMSIPGKGPVYPHPVLLGSSGFYPPHITPKHGLPYGVNPYQSSQELGLTAKSSYQGLDTKDRAKMQEKAWKLELHYNQDRQDDSSQRTDKERDKSTNQPAKPAGRTTAAVREDVVCIDLVRDEADKDLSSPAPRTEESSQPGGSSCGHIQEVSPPVSQAAEQSSASVPKTGPPKLPNHNSSPPPPSTESVPEEEEPLSPFSDIPEEQTMRSARTSPQQFSRTCKSGVSGGSVDLVWVGKTSENKDGEALSEGSAHKKMDPEQSPSNLLGSVSRESDCTDPNALLGAACPVTSPGGPENGGSCQSNSTVCCIQGPPCPDFSPQGPVCRSFHVRVAAGGVVANRTSLCVTNQRAPTFNNEDAKSPHFVQRDFVGPCCRNLSLRVPVNEPVTLSGSARGSSSYRTINSSSPPHSEDLSTVHSLGVFACSFGGNAPFWGHSFGNNQTGKNNNPQASTCGSSFPLSPTCRGPSPGSFTNGGLNKMAADLTPEVPVGKELNFKGLPSNDRQTPNSILTSTSCGDRDGKKDPLERDGLADDEEDATCPKNRRSGLTRRIANSSGYVGDRIKCVTTELYADSSQLSREQRALQRAMLRFSELELKEKDGGRGEGGEEEDGMTAAVTTGEKELAGGQPEEGGRGESRKMEGGGGGWECCQQRGRGGGRTPSAAAAEAPRGFHPSCPHSQLAVMPLRHHLDNQEHEDSSTEEEKKNDDKEAGPQEEEERSLVSQPQQLKQRFLPSASGLFQGHDPQLTSNFSMVINRRRVFSLEPFHQSSISSSRMKRGREEEREGEREEDRMGNPPKKTKFANDSALDDVKKLRVCIELNGLRLNKPRPPGEFGQRSAEVDRRFRVDIPAIRGKSELNSIWGDAVFVRRDGPRAFQVVPPSSPTHLPRKPCVPPPRQSAPASLSSLSSSRLQDKHQKLRESRIVSTFLPSFPPLPPSSSSPDPNHFRRYDDELDKPKGKRPCKTKHTGVGEGAKGEERFEGGGYSDENRKALTSDPSYSPGHRPFSPQHTPSARPVPPEVRRLIVNKNAGETLLQRAARLGYEEVVLYCLERRICDVNHRDNAGYCALHEACAHGWLRIVRHLVEHGANVNCSAQDGTRPLHDAIENDHVEVVRFLLACGADPTLTSYSGRGPINMTHSAAMETFLEDYLSDLQGRSEGDPGIFWEFYGSSVCEPSSDGGVFDVLADPPGPEEDDEDDQEDDEEHQARREVFEFELSDRPLLPCYNIQLNLTQGPRNWLLLSDVLGRLRMTSRSFRRLFPQLNVKTIPEDEFYRQASLSQLLTGPDEQELASFRPDIKDPLELVEATPELAGMLGSSLEFVDSRWDSLKPSQSPLSPAPPSPVPHPRLSPRPVPLAPVQRQAADAAAKMENVSQTAESGQSQCLRDLGTILDVPMWEPQKEGNKTSGDSKMTTGSMWELQRSWNASIGNSNPVHPDSKMDSSMVESKMAGVNTVQSDGTNLWEPQRLHSRNSGNPGPKGDVSLSDPQQPQIKNAGNSANGSVDPVMWTQGTKTGGILNPTNPGTSVDVTVWEPQRVGSQNATISSLVKTDANMWEPHATKRVSGNFTVPKMEATSCDTPGDKSMKMDAAWQRNLANVRVHIRDLGLKSPEGAIRRDVRKSQGKGARVKTRS